From the Banduia mediterranea genome, the window TGCAGTTGCTGTTGCAGCACGAGGGGCGTACCAGCAAGGATCCGGACCTGTCGCCGCTGCAGCAGGATTTCGAAGTGCTGGGCACCAGTCGCGGCTCCAGCATGCAGTTCAGCAATGGCGACTTCTCGGCACAGGTGCAGCTGCGCATCACGCTGTCGCCTAGGCGCAGCGGCAAGCTTGTGGTGCCGCCGCTGGAATGGGATGGCGAACGCACCCAGGCACTGACGCTGAATGTGGGCAGCGGCTCGTCCGGCAAGGCCGCGGCGTCTGGAGCGCAGGCCGCGCCGGTATTCGTGACCGCCACGGTCGACAAGACACAGCCCTACGTTCAGTCCGCCGTGGTGCTCACGGTCCAGGTCCATACCGACCAGCCGCTGTATCAGGCCAGCCTCGATCTGCCCCAGAGTGATGACTTGTTGGTGCAGACCCTGGGTGAAGACCAGCAGTCACGCGAGACGCGGGACGGGCGCGAGTATCAGGTCATCACGCGCCGCTACCTGATCTTCCCGCAGCGCAGCGGGACGCTGCAACTCGACGGCGTGGTGCTGGATGCGCAGATTTCGGACCGCAGCCGTGGCAGCGCCTTCGATAGTCTGTTCGGCAATTCGCCGCTGAGCAGCATGATGGGTGCTTCGCGCCCGATCCGTTCCCGCAGCGAGCCGATCACGCTGGACGTACGGCCGCGACCCGCCGCCGCGGCCGGCGCCACCTGGCTGCCGGCGCGCAATCTCAGTTTCGAAGAGCAATGGCGACCGGAAGGCGCACGCGTGCATGTAGGCGAGCCGATCACCCGCCACCTGCGGCTCAGCGCGGAAGGACTGATCGCCGAACAATTACCGGACCTGGCTCAGCTGATGACGCTGCCCGATGGGCTCAAGGCCTATCCGGATCAGGCGCAGACGGCCAATGATCTTCAGAGCGACACCCTGGTGGGCCGGCGTGAGCAGGTTGTGGCGATCATCGCCAGCCGACCCGGACGCTACACCCTGCCCGAGCTTCGCCTGAAATGGTGGGACATCACGCGCGACGAATTGCGCGAAGTCGTGCTGCCCGAGCGTACGCTGGAGATTCTGCCGGCGGTCGGCGCGATTCCCGGTACGCCCGAAGCTTCGGCCCCGCTGCCGCAGCAGGCCACCGGGAATGCAGACCAAGCCGCGCCAAGGCAGTCACGGAGCGACGACGCCGTCCTGTCGACACCGTCGCCCGCAGCCAGCGGCCTCTGGTTCTGGCTCAGCCTGCTGTTCGCCGCCCTGTGGCTGCTTACCCTCGGCGCCTGGTATTTGCGCAGCCGCACCCAGCGGTCCGCGCCGTCGCCGGTGTTGTCGGAGTCTGCGAGTCAACCG encodes:
- a CDS encoding BatD family protein — encoded protein: MSLIRKFSCVLCLLVVVGFSLPAMAEISARLERVSVGPGETVQLLLQHEGRTSKDPDLSPLQQDFEVLGTSRGSSMQFSNGDFSAQVQLRITLSPRRSGKLVVPPLEWDGERTQALTLNVGSGSSGKAAASGAQAAPVFVTATVDKTQPYVQSAVVLTVQVHTDQPLYQASLDLPQSDDLLVQTLGEDQQSRETRDGREYQVITRRYLIFPQRSGTLQLDGVVLDAQISDRSRGSAFDSLFGNSPLSSMMGASRPIRSRSEPITLDVRPRPAAAAGATWLPARNLSFEEQWRPEGARVHVGEPITRHLRLSAEGLIAEQLPDLAQLMTLPDGLKAYPDQAQTANDLQSDTLVGRREQVVAIIASRPGRYTLPELRLKWWDITRDELREVVLPERTLEILPAVGAIPGTPEASAPLPQQATGNADQAAPRQSRSDDAVLSTPSPAASGLWFWLSLLFAALWLLTLGAWYLRSRTQRSAPSPVLSESASQPDASAARKAFREACRANDAPAARRHLLVWARAHWPQNPPAGLNALALRLDNPQQKQLLQALDRAVYAGASWQGAALDSALKALPDESPSAAGVSKTQLAALYP